One window of Balearica regulorum gibbericeps isolate bBalReg1 chromosome 20, bBalReg1.pri, whole genome shotgun sequence genomic DNA carries:
- the RAB14 gene encoding ras-related protein Rab-14 isoform X2, producing MADCPHTIGVEFGTRIIEVSGQKIKLQIWDTAGQERFRAVTRSYYRGAAGALMVYDITRRSTYNHLSSWLTDARNLTNPNTVIILIGNKADLEAQRDVTYEEAKQFAEENGLLFLEASAKTGENVEDAFLEAAKKIYQNIQDGSLDLNAAESGVQHKPSAPQGGRLTSEPQPQREGCGC from the exons ATGGCGGACTGTCCCCACACAATTGGTGTTGAATTTGGCACAAGAATAATTGAAGTTAGTGGCCAAAAAATTAAACTACAGATTTGGGATACAGCGGGACAAGAGAGATTCAGGGCTGTCACAAGAAGCTACtacagaggagcagcaggagctctCATGGTCTATGACATTACCAG AAGAAGCACATATAATCACTTAAGCAGCTGGCTGACAGATGCAAGGAACCTCACCAATCCAAATACT GTGATAATCCTCATAGGAAATAAAGCAGACCTGGAAGCACAGAGGGATGTTACATATGAAGAAGCCAAAcaatttgctgaagaaaatg GTTTATTGTTCCTTGAAGCAAGTGCAAAAAC CGGAGAGAACGTGGAGGATGCATTCCTGGAGGCTGCCAAGAAAATCTACCAGAACATCCAAGACGGAAGCCTGGATCTGAATGCGGCAGAATCCGGTGTACAGCACAAACCATCGGCCCCGCAGGGGGGGCGACTAACCAGCGAACCCCAGCCCCAGAGAGAAGGCTGTGGCTGCTAG
- the RAB14 gene encoding ras-related protein Rab-14 isoform X1 codes for MATAPYNYSYIFKYIIIGDMGVGKSCLLHQFTEKKFMADCPHTIGVEFGTRIIEVSGQKIKLQIWDTAGQERFRAVTRSYYRGAAGALMVYDITRRSTYNHLSSWLTDARNLTNPNTVIILIGNKADLEAQRDVTYEEAKQFAEENGLLFLEASAKTGENVEDAFLEAAKKIYQNIQDGSLDLNAAESGVQHKPSAPQGGRLTSEPQPQREGCGC; via the exons ATGGCAACCGCACCTTACAACTATTCCTACATCTTTAAGTACATCATTATTG GGGACATGGGTGTAGGAAAGTCCTGTTTGCTTCATcaatttacagaaaagaagt TTATGGCGGACTGTCCCCACACAATTGGTGTTGAATTTGGCACAAGAATAATTGAAGTTAGTGGCCAAAAAATTAAACTACAGATTTGGGATACAGCGGGACAAGAGAGATTCAGGGCTGTCACAAGAAGCTACtacagaggagcagcaggagctctCATGGTCTATGACATTACCAG AAGAAGCACATATAATCACTTAAGCAGCTGGCTGACAGATGCAAGGAACCTCACCAATCCAAATACT GTGATAATCCTCATAGGAAATAAAGCAGACCTGGAAGCACAGAGGGATGTTACATATGAAGAAGCCAAAcaatttgctgaagaaaatg GTTTATTGTTCCTTGAAGCAAGTGCAAAAAC CGGAGAGAACGTGGAGGATGCATTCCTGGAGGCTGCCAAGAAAATCTACCAGAACATCCAAGACGGAAGCCTGGATCTGAATGCGGCAGAATCCGGTGTACAGCACAAACCATCGGCCCCGCAGGGGGGGCGACTAACCAGCGAACCCCAGCCCCAGAGAGAAGGCTGTGGCTGCTAG